GACCCAGCGGCGCCATGATGCCGAACGCGAGCCACTGCAGGCCGTACGACAGGTACGGTCCGGCGTCGAGCTGAGGCAGCGGGATGGTGCCGAGTCCGCCCGGCTGGTCCTCGTCGAGCTGCAGATAGCCGTTGACCAGGTCCGTCCCGATGAACAGCCCGATCTGGCCCGAGTCGATGAAGTACACCTGCTTGGCGCCGGCCTCGTTGATCGGTTCCTTGCCGACGACCGTGCCCTCGGACATGCGGATGCGGCCCTGGAGCGTCACCTCACCGGCCGGTGCGGCCGGGATCGGCGGGGCGTCGGTGCCCTGGACCGGGCGCACGTAGCCGCGGTTGACGAGCATCGTCTGCCCGTCGCCGAACCGGATCGGTGTGAGCACCTCGTAGGCGGGCGCGTCCTCGACCGAACGCAGGCGCACGAGCAGATCGCTGTCGGGGACGTAGGTACCCGTCGCGACCACCTTGCGCCACTCGTCCTGGGGGGTGGGACCGGTCCCGACGATCAGGCTGTCGATCGGCACCGCGTCGGCGTTGATGGACTGCTCGAGCAGCCCGTTGCGTTCCGACGTCCGGGTGTTCTTGCCCAGCTGCCACGGTGCCAGCACCGTGAAGCACATGAAGGCGAAACCGGCCACGACGGCGGCCAACGCCAGCCAGCCGGGTCGCAACAGAAACGTCAGCCTTCGCACGGCTACCACGGTACTGGCTCGCCGGCAGCTCAGTTCTCGCGCACCCAGGCCAGCAGGCCCGGCACGGCGGCCTCGATCTGGTCGCGCACCAGCTCGAAATCGGTGATGTCGCCGTAGTACGGGTCGGGCACCGAATCGCCGTCCGCGTCCGGGTCGAAGCTGCGCAGCAGCCGGCGCCGCTCGGCGGGCACGCCGAGGCGGGCGAGGATCCGGTCGTGCCCCCGGTCCAGCGGAACCACCAGGTCGGCGGCCAGGTGGTCGTCGTCGACCTGCGCGGCACGGTGTCCGGTCGGATAGCCGGCGGCCTCGAGCACCTTGTCGGTGCGCCGATCGGCGCCGTCGCCGACGTGGTAGTCGTGGGTGCCCGCGCTCGTCACCCGGACCCGGTCGGCGAGACCGGCGCGGCGCACGTGCTCGGCGAAGATCCGCTCCGCCATCGGGGAGCGGCAGATGTTGCCGGTGCACACGAACGTGACGTGAATCATGCGCATCAGGCCGCCTTCGTCAGGATTCGCGCGAGGTCCGGGACCGTCGGGGCCAACCACTGCGCCCCCTCGGCCTCCGCCGTGGAGCCGTAACCCCACTCGACGAACACCGTCGGGATGCCCCAGCGGGCCGCGCCGTGGACGTCGTGCTCGCGGTCGCCGATCATCACGACGTCGGCGACAGCGCCCGCCGTCGCCGGGATACCGAGACCGCCGAGTACGTGCTCGATCACGTCGGCCTTGGCGCGGCGCGAGCCGTCGGAGCTTGCCCCGCCGATGACCTCGAAGTACCCGGCGAGCCCGAAGTGCTCGAGGATGCGGACCGCGAACTTCTCGGTCTTCGACGTCGCGACCGCGAGCCGCGCGCCGGTGTCCCGGGCGAGCGACAGCATCGGCTCGATGCCGTCGTACACCTCGTTCTCCGACCAGCCGACCGCGTCGTAGCGCTCGAAGTACGCCGCCAGCGCCGCCGCTGTCGTCGCCTCGTCGAGGCCCATCGCGCGCATCGAATCCATCAGCGGTGGACCGATCACGGTCGCCAGCATCTCCGCGGTGGGTGCGGGGCGACCGACCGCCGCGAGGGCGTGCCGGAAACCGTTGTGGATGCCGAGGGCGGAGTCGGTGAGGGTGCCGTCCAGGTCGAACAGCATCACGGGAGCGAGGGGATCGGATGGGGAAGACGTCACCGTTCCATTGTGCTGGCATCGGCCCCGGACGCCCGGTCCGGTGTGCGCCGGTGCGCGCCGTAGGCTCGACGGCTATGGAATCCGGTTCGGGAACGGCGCTCGACGCGCTCGCGCGGCTGCGGCACCACGGCGACGCCGAGGCGGGACCCGGACTGCTGGATTTCGCGGTCAACGTGCAGGGCGACGGCCCACCGGAGTGGTTGCGGCGCAGGCTCGCCGACGCGGTGGCAGGGCTCGGCCGGTATCCGAGCGCCGAGGCCGAGCGCCGTGCGCGCGAGCAGGTCGCGTCCCGGCACGGTCGCACGCCCGACGAGGTGCTTCCGCTCGCCGGCGGTGCCGAAGGATTCGCGATGCTGCCGCGGCTCGACGTCCGCGAGGCCGTGCTGATCCATCCCTCGTTCACCGAGCCCGAACTGGCGCTGCGCGAGGCCGGCGTCCCGGTGACGCACGTGACACTGGACGCGCCGTACCGGCTGGATCCGTCGGCGGTGCCCGAGTCCGCCGACCTGGTCGTGCTCGGCAACCCGACGAACCCGACGTCGGTGCTGCACCCCGCCGCCGACGTCCTCGCGCTGCGCCGTCCGGGCCGGATCCTGGTGGTCGACGAGGCGTTCATGGACGCGGTGCCGGGGGAGACGGAATCGGTCGCCGGCCTGGCGCTGCCCGACGTCCTGGTGCTGCGCAGCCTGACCAAGACGTGGGCGCTCGCGGGGCTGCGCTGCGGGTACGCCCTCGGCGCCCCCGACGTCCTGGCGCGGCTGTGCCACGGACGGGCCCACTGGCCGGTCGGCAGCCTGCAGCTCGAGGCGATCACCGCGTGCAGCGAACCCGCCGCGGTCGCGGAGGCGGGTGAGAAGGCGCGGCGGATCGGCGCGGACCGTGCGGTCGCCGTCGGACTGTTGCGGAACGCCGGGATCGAGGTGCACACACCGGCGGCGGCACCGTTCCTGCTGCTGCGCCTGCCCGACGGCGAGCGCATGCGCACCCGTCTGCGCGAGCGGGGGATCGCCGTGCGCCGGTGCGACACCTTCCCGGGACTGGGCCCGGACTTCCTGCGCATCGCGGTCCGGCCGCGAGCGATGACCGAACAGTTGATCGCGACCATGAGGGAGTTCCTGTGACCACACCACGGCTGGCCGACGTGATCGCGGCACTCGAGACCGCCTACCCGCCGGCGTTGGCCGAGTCGTGGGATTCGGTGGGACTCGTGGCCGGCGATCCCGCGGACGAGGTGCGCAAGGTCGTCGTCGCGGTCGACGCGACGGCCGGGGTCGTGGACGAGGCGCTCGAGTCGGGTGCGCAGCTGCTGCTGGTGCACCATCCGCTGCTGCTGCGCGGCGTCGACACGGTCGGCGCGCACACTCCCAAGGGCGCGCTGCTGCATCGGCTGATCCGCGGCGGCTGTGCCCTCTACAGCGCTCACACCAACGCCGACCGGGCCGACCCGGGCGTGTCCGACGCGCTCGCCGGGGCGCTGGGGCTGGTCGATACCCGGCCGCTGATCCCGATTCCCGACACCGTCACCGACAAGTGGGTGGTGATGGTGCCGACCACGGACACCGCCCGGGTGCGCGGGGCCCTGTTCGACGCCGGTGCCGGTGAGCTCGGCGACTACCGCGAATGCAGCTGGACGGTCACCGGCGACGGCCAGTTCCGGCCCCTGCCGGGAGCGACCCCCGCGCTCGGCGCGGTCGGGCAGGTCGAGGCGGTGCGCGAGGACCGCGTCGAGGTGATCGCGCCGCGGTCCGCGCGGTCGCGGCTCCTCTCGGCACTGCGCGCCGCGCACCCCTACGAGGAGCCGGCGTTCGACGTGTTCGAGACCGCCGACTTCCCGGGCACCCGCGGCCTGGGACGCATCGGCGCGCTGCCGCAGCCGCAGACGCTGCGCGAGTTCACGGCGCGGGTCGCGGCGGCCCTGCCCCGCACCGAGTGGGGGGTGCGGGCCGCCGGTGACCCCGACCGGATCATCCGCACGGTCGCGGTGTGCGGTGGGTCGGG
This genomic stretch from Prescottella soli harbors:
- a CDS encoding HAD hydrolase-like protein is translated as MLFDLDGTLTDSALGIHNGFRHALAAVGRPAPTAEMLATVIGPPLMDSMRAMGLDEATTAAALAAYFERYDAVGWSENEVYDGIEPMLSLARDTGARLAVATSKTEKFAVRILEHFGLAGYFEVIGGASSDGSRRAKADVIEHVLGGLGIPATAGAVADVVMIGDREHDVHGAARWGIPTVFVEWGYGSTAEAEGAQWLAPTVPDLARILTKAA
- a CDS encoding low molecular weight protein-tyrosine-phosphatase — its product is MIHVTFVCTGNICRSPMAERIFAEHVRRAGLADRVRVTSAGTHDYHVGDGADRRTDKVLEAAGYPTGHRAAQVDDDHLAADLVVPLDRGHDRILARLGVPAERRRLLRSFDPDADGDSVPDPYYGDITDFELVRDQIEAAVPGLLAWVREN
- the cobC gene encoding Rv2231c family pyridoxal phosphate-dependent protein CobC produces the protein MESGSGTALDALARLRHHGDAEAGPGLLDFAVNVQGDGPPEWLRRRLADAVAGLGRYPSAEAERRAREQVASRHGRTPDEVLPLAGGAEGFAMLPRLDVREAVLIHPSFTEPELALREAGVPVTHVTLDAPYRLDPSAVPESADLVVLGNPTNPTSVLHPAADVLALRRPGRILVVDEAFMDAVPGETESVAGLALPDVLVLRSLTKTWALAGLRCGYALGAPDVLARLCHGRAHWPVGSLQLEAITACSEPAAVAEAGEKARRIGADRAVAVGLLRNAGIEVHTPAAAPFLLLRLPDGERMRTRLRERGIAVRRCDTFPGLGPDFLRIAVRPRAMTEQLIATMREFL
- a CDS encoding SURF1 family cytochrome oxidase biogenesis protein; amino-acid sequence: MRRLTFLLRPGWLALAAVVAGFAFMCFTVLAPWQLGKNTRTSERNGLLEQSINADAVPIDSLIVGTGPTPQDEWRKVVATGTYVPDSDLLVRLRSVEDAPAYEVLTPIRFGDGQTMLVNRGYVRPVQGTDAPPIPAAPAGEVTLQGRIRMSEGTVVGKEPINEAGAKQVYFIDSGQIGLFIGTDLVNGYLQLDEDQPGGLGTIPLPQLDAGPYLSYGLQWLAFGIMAPLGLAYFVRAELRERRKARDATAAAAAPPEEAPATPAPEPEPTVTTPTEPEVQTPSDDFQLPARKGLLKKSKAPDAPLSESQAKLADRYGRNR
- a CDS encoding Nif3-like dinuclear metal center hexameric protein, with the translated sequence MTTPRLADVIAALETAYPPALAESWDSVGLVAGDPADEVRKVVVAVDATAGVVDEALESGAQLLLVHHPLLLRGVDTVGAHTPKGALLHRLIRGGCALYSAHTNADRADPGVSDALAGALGLVDTRPLIPIPDTVTDKWVVMVPTTDTARVRGALFDAGAGELGDYRECSWTVTGDGQFRPLPGATPALGAVGQVEAVREDRVEVIAPRSARSRLLSALRAAHPYEEPAFDVFETADFPGTRGLGRIGALPQPQTLREFTARVAAALPRTEWGVRAAGDPDRIIRTVAVCGGSGDSLLDTVSKLGADAYVTADLRHHPADEHLRKGGPALVDVAHWASEQPWCAQAKGVLDARFGDVDGWDVRVTDLRTDPWTVACH